The window AAAACACTTTTTTAGGCATATGAATACTAAATTAATTTGTAAACATTATCATCTAATAATTATCATCTAATAAATAATAACTTTTGATCTTGAATATAAACATTTGCGCTGTTTGAATCTAGTTTCTTTTTAACTTGTAAATTTTGTAATAACAGAGCGAATTCATCTCATTGAAAAAATAAAAAATGATCTTAAATCTCACCTTTGAGTTCTTTAACTCTTTTTTCATCTCCAAAATAGGATTACATAAATGATTGACACATTTATTTTAATAATCAATTAATAATTTTTAAATATTTTTTATATCAAAAACAGCCTTAAATATGGTACATTGCTTAATAAATATATGTAAACATTTTTACTTAAATTTAAAGGTTTAAAGCCCCAATTGTTCTTATAAAGTTAGAATTAAATTGAATTTTACGAAACTAATTATCAAATAGTTTATAAAATATGGAAAACAAGAAGAAAAATCCTTTTTTCAACAAAAAAAATCTAAGACCCTAAAACTCTTTTTACTTTTTTAAAATAGAAATAAAAATAAATAAAATGGGAAATGGAATGAAATTAGAATAGTAAAAGAGTTAAATCATCATAAACATGGCTAAAACTCCGATTACCTCCAGTACCATGAAAATCAATCCTATGATCAGGACAATGATTTCACCTAGAGAAAGGCCCTTGCGCAGAGGCAAATCTCCCTGTTCTTTCAACCAGTATTCGTTTAAAGTTTTTTGAACCATGTAAAATGGGATAACCAGACCGAAAGATAACAATAAAGAGATCATACCAGTTAATGGATTATCATAAAAGCTTAACCTCACAGACAGGTATGATAGAACCACCCAACTTATGATCACTGTGTATATTGAGAATGGTTTAACATTGGCTTCCTCTTCATAATCCTTTAAATCCTTGAATTGTGTTCCTACGAAATATAAATTGACTAAAGGTATGAAAAGGCCCACTGTTCTAAGACCTGGACTTATATCCAGATTTTTGTGTTTTTTGAAATCCCGCCAATTACGGTAGAACCAGTATATTTCATATAAACCCCCTGTGAGAATTATAAGCCAAATTAACTTATTTAGAGGCTGCACATTAGAAACACTGGGATCATTTGAAACATTATCAACACCATAAACACCAGATGATTCGCTTCTTCCAGATTCTTTTTGCATGTCAAATGATGTTCCACACTTACCACACTTTTTAGAACCTTTTTCTACATGTTCACCACATTCAGGACAATAATTAATACTGATTTCTTCTGTATCCATCTATATTCCCCATTTATTCAACTCTATCCCTTAATCTCACATAATACTCATTAAAGAAAAGTATTATTTCATCATAATAAAAAGTTTTCCATTAGTAATAGAATAGAGGTGTTAGGAGTTTTAAAGATATATCACGAAATAAATTTTTCTTTATCATAGTGTGGTATGACGAAGTAATTAATTGATAGTACTTTACAATAATTGTTTTAAGGGGTTCTTTGTTCTGGTCAGGCCTGTTTATTGGTTTTTTAATTTTATTTATATAAGTTCAG is drawn from Methanobacterium petrolearium and contains these coding sequences:
- a CDS encoding zinc ribbon domain-containing protein, translating into MDTEEISINYCPECGEHVEKGSKKCGKCGTSFDMQKESGRSESSGVYGVDNVSNDPSVSNVQPLNKLIWLIILTGGLYEIYWFYRNWRDFKKHKNLDISPGLRTVGLFIPLVNLYFVGTQFKDLKDYEEEANVKPFSIYTVIISWVVLSYLSVRLSFYDNPLTGMISLLLSFGLVIPFYMVQKTLNEYWLKEQGDLPLRKGLSLGEIIVLIIGLIFMVLEVIGVLAMFMMI